One window from the genome of Cricetulus griseus strain 17A/GY chromosome 2, alternate assembly CriGri-PICRH-1.0, whole genome shotgun sequence encodes:
- the LOC103163795 gene encoding myosin light polypeptide 6 produces MYDFTKDQTAEFKEAFQLFDRTLDSNILYSQCGDVMRALGQNPTNAEVLKVLGNPKSDEINVKVLDFEHFLPMLQTVAKNKDQGTYEDYVEGLRVFDKEGNGTVMGAEIHHVLVTLREKMIEEEEVEMLVAGHEDSNGCINYEEFVRMVLNG; encoded by the coding sequence ATGTATGACTTCACCAAGGACCAGACCGCAGAATTCAAGGAGGCTTTCCAGCTGTTTGACCGAACTCTCGATAGCAATATCCTGTACAGCCAGTGTGGGGACGTGATGAGGGCCCTGGGCCAGAACCCTACCAACGCTGAGGTGCTGAAGGTCCTGGGGAACCCCAAAAGTGATGAGATAAATGTGAAGGTGCTGGACTTTGAGCACTTCCTGCCCATGCTGCAGACTGTGGCCAAGAACAAGGATCAGGGGACTTATGAGGATTATGTTGAAGGCCTTCGTGTGTTTGACAAGGAAGGGAACGGTACCGTCATGGGTGCAGAAATCCATCATGTCCTTGTCACACTTCGGGAGAAGAtgatagaggaggaggaggtggagatgcTGGTGGCAGGACATGAGGACAGCAACGGTTGCATCAACTATGAAGAGTTTGTCCGGATGGTGCTGAATGGCTGA